A window of Gemmatimonadales bacterium contains these coding sequences:
- the asnB gene encoding asparagine synthase (glutamine-hydrolyzing), producing the protein MCGFVGILDRSSVAGDEVGRMADAIAHRGPDDATIHVEPGFGLGFRRLSIIDLAGGRQPIPNEDDTVWVVLNGEIYNYQTLRRQLLARGHRFRTQSDTEVLVHLYEDRGADLVRELRGMFAFALWDRRRRRLLIARDHLGQKPLYWARQGERLYFASEIKAILAVAPALRTLDPIALDEYLTLRVIADDRSMFRGIRKLPPAHLLDASDGRVSVERYWDLKFEPKQPLTEAEALDRLDHELREAVRLHMVSDVPVGAFLSGGVDSGLVVAAMRAATDEPFHTFSVSLPYGRFDEGPAARLVSARYGTTHHASVIDGDIVGLLPRVVYHLDEPSDPLSVCLYQLSATARREVKVALGGDGGDELFGGYDRYYGTLYVRHYAALPAALRRHVVRRILALAPDGAWYKSLTHQVRWMDELAQVDEGRRYARSLSYAYFTPPRRAELYSDDFRRSVAAFDAEASVIRWHGDARVKDAVDRMLLADSMVRLPNHSVMILDRMSMAHGLEARSPFLDHRLAEFAATLPVNLKIRGRRRRYLQMRLAERYIPPEVLRRPKQGFSSALPYLMRAQFGSIFGHWLRDARLVQAGLLRAPAIEAMLGSHLAGRADHGNRLWLLLNAELWYRIHIEGQSVAAVESELAETLGGRSQPPRAALARTA; encoded by the coding sequence ATGTGCGGATTCGTCGGCATCCTGGATCGAAGCAGCGTCGCGGGCGACGAGGTGGGGCGCATGGCCGATGCCATCGCTCACCGCGGCCCGGACGACGCCACTATCCATGTAGAGCCCGGATTCGGGCTCGGCTTCCGCCGCCTTTCCATCATCGATCTCGCCGGCGGCCGGCAGCCCATCCCGAACGAGGACGATACCGTCTGGGTGGTGCTGAACGGCGAGATTTACAACTACCAGACCCTCCGCCGGCAACTCCTCGCCCGCGGTCATCGCTTCCGCACCCAGAGCGACACCGAGGTGCTGGTGCACCTCTATGAGGACCGCGGCGCGGACCTCGTGCGCGAGCTGCGCGGCATGTTCGCCTTTGCGCTGTGGGACCGGCGCCGCCGCCGCCTTCTCATTGCCCGCGATCATCTCGGGCAGAAGCCGCTTTACTGGGCGCGTCAGGGCGAGCGGCTCTACTTCGCCTCGGAGATCAAGGCCATTCTGGCGGTGGCACCGGCCCTTCGAACCCTGGACCCCATCGCCCTCGACGAATACCTCACCTTGCGTGTCATTGCGGACGATCGCTCGATGTTCCGCGGCATCCGCAAGCTGCCGCCGGCCCATCTGCTCGACGCGTCGGATGGCCGGGTGTCGGTCGAGCGGTACTGGGACCTCAAGTTCGAGCCCAAGCAGCCGCTCACCGAGGCGGAGGCGCTCGACCGGCTCGACCACGAGCTCCGCGAGGCGGTGCGCCTGCACATGGTGAGCGACGTGCCCGTCGGGGCGTTCCTGAGCGGTGGCGTCGATTCCGGGCTGGTCGTGGCCGCCATGCGTGCCGCCACGGACGAGCCGTTCCACACCTTTTCCGTAAGTCTGCCGTACGGCCGCTTCGACGAAGGGCCGGCGGCCCGCCTCGTCTCCGCACGCTACGGCACCACCCATCACGCGAGCGTCATCGACGGCGACATCGTCGGCCTGCTGCCGAGGGTCGTGTACCACCTCGATGAGCCGTCCGACCCGCTGAGCGTCTGCCTCTATCAACTGTCGGCCACGGCGCGGCGCGAGGTCAAGGTGGCCCTGGGCGGCGACGGCGGCGACGAGCTCTTCGGCGGCTACGACCGCTATTACGGCACGCTCTACGTGCGGCACTACGCGGCGTTGCCCGCGGCGCTCCGCCGGCACGTGGTGCGCCGGATTCTGGCGCTCGCCCCGGACGGCGCCTGGTACAAGAGCCTCACCCACCAGGTGCGCTGGATGGATGAGCTGGCGCAGGTGGACGAGGGCCGCCGGTATGCGCGCAGCCTGAGCTACGCCTACTTCACCCCGCCGCGCCGGGCCGAGCTCTACAGCGACGACTTTCGGCGCTCGGTGGCCGCGTTTGACGCGGAGGCATCGGTCATCCGCTGGCACGGCGATGCCCGGGTGAAGGACGCCGTGGACCGCATGCTGCTCGCGGACAGCATGGTGCGGCTGCCGAACCACTCGGTGATGATCCTGGATCGGATGAGCATGGCCCACGGGCTCGAGGCCCGATCGCCGTTCCTCGACCATCGGCTCGCCGAGTTCGCGGCCACACTCCCGGTCAATCTCAAGATCCGCGGCCGCCGCCGCCGCTATCTGCAGATGCGCCTGGCCGAACGGTACATCCCGCCCGAGGTGCTTCGGCGGCCCAAGCAGGGCTTCTCCTCGGCCCTGCCGTATCTCATGCGCGCGCAGTTCGGCTCGATCTTCGGTCACTGGCTGCGCGATGCCCGACTGGTCCAGGCGGGCCTGCTGCGCGCGCCCGCCATCGAGGCGATGCTCGGCAGCCATCTTGCCGGCCGGGCCGACCACGGCAACCGGCTCTGGCTGTTGCTCAACGCCGAGCTCTGGTACCGCATTCACATCGAGGGCCAGTCCGTCGCGGCGGTCGAATCGGAGCTCGCCGAGACGCTGGGCGGCCGGTCTCAGCCGCCGCGCGCCGCGTTGGCCCGCACCGCATGA
- a CDS encoding DCC1-like thiol-disulfide oxidoreductase family protein, translating to MKSLLRRADAYWFGPGSLTNLAIVRIVVVAMQLSLLLFPTMSIGYIGACSGCSIRYQDWLTHVSDRQFKPIPALKLLLLPFGWGVRPEPMFLHAVWLAAVVAGILGLIGLYTKPSLIVLAATCTLLVAHSYSYGEFHHPEAAFTIALWALAFGPSGAAWSVDELRFRIRHAVAGMRFTRLSAADRTSTFARWPLRLILWVLAIAYLSAGLAKVVNGGLAWVNGYTLSYALARDAIHRESGLGLWAAGQIGALRLLSLATIAFESLFWLVIIFPVLSWLFVLAGTAVHTGIFLTQRAPFPQLIVLYIVLIEPLRRYWPAALSPSPAKSDWTVIYDGLCPLCIRSMVLLDYVDVRRRLRFVDLETEWSAAAARAPGVTPGEARHAMHVVGPDGVVYHGFFAFRRLARALPFLWPLLPALYAPFAATVGPQVYRGISGRRGRAPCRAEACAA from the coding sequence ATGAAATCACTGCTCCGCCGCGCCGACGCATACTGGTTCGGCCCGGGCTCGCTCACCAACCTCGCGATCGTCCGGATCGTCGTCGTGGCGATGCAACTCAGCCTGTTGCTCTTTCCGACGATGTCCATCGGATACATCGGCGCATGCTCAGGCTGCAGCATCCGCTATCAGGACTGGCTCACCCATGTCAGCGACCGGCAGTTCAAGCCCATTCCCGCGCTCAAGCTCCTGCTGTTGCCGTTCGGGTGGGGCGTGCGGCCGGAGCCGATGTTCCTCCACGCGGTGTGGCTCGCCGCGGTGGTCGCGGGAATCCTCGGCCTCATCGGCCTCTATACCAAGCCCAGTCTCATCGTGCTGGCGGCTACGTGCACGTTGCTCGTGGCGCACAGCTACTCGTACGGCGAGTTCCATCATCCGGAGGCGGCATTCACGATCGCGCTCTGGGCGCTGGCATTCGGCCCGAGCGGCGCGGCCTGGTCAGTCGACGAGCTACGCTTCCGGATCCGCCATGCGGTGGCGGGCATGCGCTTCACCCGCTTGAGCGCGGCGGACCGGACGAGCACCTTCGCCCGCTGGCCGCTCCGGCTCATCCTCTGGGTACTCGCCATCGCGTACCTCTCGGCGGGCCTCGCCAAGGTGGTGAACGGCGGGCTGGCGTGGGTCAACGGCTACACGCTGTCCTATGCGCTCGCGCGCGATGCGATCCACCGCGAATCGGGGCTCGGCCTCTGGGCGGCGGGCCAGATCGGCGCGCTGCGGCTGCTCTCGCTGGCGACGATCGCCTTCGAGTCGCTCTTCTGGCTGGTGATCATCTTCCCGGTGCTGAGCTGGCTATTCGTGCTCGCCGGCACCGCGGTACACACGGGCATCTTTCTCACCCAGCGCGCTCCGTTTCCCCAGCTCATCGTCCTGTATATCGTGCTGATCGAGCCGCTCCGGCGCTACTGGCCGGCGGCGCTGAGCCCGAGTCCCGCCAAGTCCGACTGGACCGTGATCTACGACGGCCTCTGCCCGCTCTGCATCCGGAGCATGGTGCTGCTGGACTACGTGGACGTACGGCGGCGGCTCAGGTTTGTGGATCTCGAAACCGAGTGGTCGGCCGCGGCGGCGAGGGCGCCCGGCGTGACACCGGGCGAGGCGCGCCATGCCATGCACGTCGTGGGGCCGGACGGAGTCGTGTACCACGGGTTCTTCGCCTTCCGACGCCTTGCCCGGGCGCTGCCGTTCCTCTGGCCGCTCCTGCCCGCGCTCTACGCACCATTCGCCGCGACCGTAGGCCCCCAGGTCTATCGAGGGATCTCCGGCCGTCGCGGCCGCGCGCCCTGTCGGGCGGAGGCGTGCGCGGCCTGA
- a CDS encoding ChbG/HpnK family deacetylase, which produces MRSDSPHSEPSPTAIRLIVNADDFGLAEIVNDGIVQAHRDGMLTSASLMANGAAFDDAVCRARAAPGLDLGVHLTLVEERPVLDPREVPSLVGADGCFHRSAARFARRYARGRINADELRRELQAQCERIRAAGFRPTHFDSHQHVHLLPGVLRVVIDLAREYGIGAIRLPRERAPLRWLGRAPLARVAGAVTVAALSDAAASHIPRRVDGFAGFFEGGHLSAARLRALLGRLSGGTWELMTHPGAGDAGPRYRHWHYHWQDELRALTDPDVLADLRQRGIELTSFGAVAASGGFTR; this is translated from the coding sequence ATGCGCAGCGATTCGCCTCATAGCGAACCGAGCCCCACCGCAATTCGTCTCATCGTCAACGCCGACGATTTCGGACTCGCCGAGATCGTCAACGACGGCATCGTCCAGGCCCATCGCGACGGCATGCTCACGTCGGCCTCGCTCATGGCGAACGGTGCCGCGTTCGACGACGCGGTGTGCCGCGCCCGCGCGGCGCCCGGGCTCGACCTCGGCGTGCACCTCACGCTGGTCGAAGAACGGCCGGTCCTCGACCCGCGCGAGGTCCCCTCGCTCGTCGGAGCCGACGGCTGCTTCCATCGGAGCGCGGCGCGGTTCGCCCGCCGCTACGCGCGGGGCCGGATCAACGCCGACGAGCTCCGGCGCGAGCTCCAGGCGCAGTGCGAGCGCATCCGCGCGGCGGGCTTCCGCCCCACGCACTTCGACAGCCACCAGCATGTCCACCTCTTGCCCGGCGTGCTCCGCGTCGTCATCGATCTGGCGCGCGAGTACGGGATCGGCGCGATCCGGCTGCCGCGCGAAAGGGCGCCGCTCCGCTGGCTCGGTCGCGCGCCCCTCGCGCGCGTTGCCGGCGCGGTAACCGTCGCGGCGCTCTCGGATGCGGCGGCGAGCCACATACCCCGCCGGGTCGACGGGTTTGCCGGATTTTTCGAAGGGGGACACTTGAGCGCGGCGCGGCTTCGCGCGCTGCTCGGCCGCCTCTCCGGCGGAACGTGGGAGCTCATGACGCACCCCGGCGCGGGTGACGCGGGGCCCCGCTACCGGCACTGGCACTACCACTGGCAGGACGAATTGCGCGCACTCACCGATCCGGACGTCCTGGCCGACCTGCGTCAGCGCGGCATCGAGCTCACGTCATTCGGGGCGGTTGCGGCATCGGGCGGATTCACCCGATAG
- a CDS encoding Ig-like domain-containing protein, with translation MAIRPRLCLLLLASACAGAVLGCDDGVFEPTQIATISLVATDSTLSVGDSVRVSATAKNAAGDPVPLSGLIWSSSDPAIIAVNRGLVLALAPGEATVTASAAGKAGSTQVKVNGKVGSVTVTPNPALVSVGGATQLTATVKDSRGNVLTGRAVTWTTSASGIATVSSAGLVSGIAAGQATITATAAGKSGSTQVTVSIVPVATVTVSPNPSTVQVGSTVQLSTTLKDADGNVLTGRGVTWSSNNSGVATVSATGLVRGIAAGSATITATSEGKSGGSALTVSAAPLAPVASVTVSPDPAGVVVGATVQLTATLKDAGGNVLTGRAVTWSSSNTSVATVSPSGDVTGVAAGTATITAASEGRSGGASLTVSPVPVATVTVTPNPASVQTGATVQLTATLKDADGNVLSGRTVTWSSNATSKATVSTSGLVTGVAVGSATITASSGGKSGSATVNVTAVPVATVTVSPNPASVNVGATVQLTATLKDANGNVLTGRAVTWSSNSANATVSSTGVVTGQAAGSATITATSEGKSGSSAVIVNSTGGGGASTVSVTPGAPNIPATGSLQLSATVKDANGNVLTGAPVTWTSSNPLKVSVSTAGRITAGTDTVLSSESASAVITATSGSASGTAQVTVSLAPGPHTDIDYCDFLEIYRQMDVYEPSASFPRPLPVAIFIHGGGWTSGDKTDAGWHFGQVRDTLLNHGYLVVNLNYRLSTATSNKWPVPEQDVRCAVRQLRGNARVYGADPNRFGAWGTSAGATLAALLDLAAAAQDPISDGDVHFLSFSSQVRAYASMDGVSDLTRPSQLADNSNDVFTSTDTTDGSQRWIASPIHNISPDDGPGLLFHGTADVVVDPVQSQNMCAALGSARCPGSISGIPSGVQVVQNGDHGLEPSPAGTTISPTREEIAHRIRLFFDAMVAAGP, from the coding sequence GTGGCCATCAGACCGCGCCTGTGCTTGCTGCTGCTCGCCTCCGCTTGCGCCGGCGCCGTGCTGGGCTGCGACGACGGAGTGTTCGAGCCGACCCAGATCGCGACGATCTCGCTCGTGGCGACCGACTCGACGTTGTCCGTCGGCGATTCGGTCCGCGTCTCGGCCACTGCGAAGAATGCGGCGGGCGACCCCGTGCCGTTGAGCGGGCTCATCTGGTCGAGCAGCGATCCTGCCATCATTGCGGTTAACCGCGGCTTGGTCCTCGCGCTCGCGCCGGGTGAGGCCACCGTCACGGCCAGCGCGGCCGGCAAGGCAGGATCCACGCAGGTCAAGGTCAACGGCAAGGTCGGCTCGGTCACCGTCACGCCGAACCCGGCTTTGGTCTCGGTGGGCGGCGCCACCCAGTTGACCGCCACGGTCAAGGATTCGCGCGGCAACGTGCTCACCGGCCGCGCCGTCACCTGGACGACGAGCGCGTCCGGCATCGCGACGGTGTCGTCCGCCGGCCTCGTCAGCGGCATCGCCGCCGGGCAAGCGACGATCACGGCCACCGCCGCCGGGAAGAGCGGCTCGACTCAGGTCACCGTGAGTATCGTGCCGGTGGCAACGGTCACCGTGTCTCCCAATCCATCGACCGTCCAGGTGGGCTCCACGGTCCAGCTCTCGACGACGCTCAAGGACGCCGACGGCAACGTGCTCACCGGGCGCGGCGTGACCTGGTCGAGCAACAACTCCGGCGTCGCGACCGTGTCGGCAACCGGCCTCGTCAGGGGAATCGCCGCCGGCAGCGCCACCATCACCGCAACGAGCGAGGGCAAGAGCGGCGGCTCGGCGCTCACCGTGAGCGCGGCGCCGTTGGCGCCCGTCGCGTCGGTCACGGTCTCGCCCGATCCGGCCGGCGTCGTCGTCGGTGCCACCGTGCAGCTCACGGCCACCCTCAAGGATGCCGGCGGCAACGTCCTCACCGGCCGCGCCGTCACCTGGTCGAGCAGCAACACCTCGGTCGCCACGGTCTCGCCGAGTGGCGACGTCACCGGCGTCGCCGCGGGCACTGCCACCATCACGGCGGCGAGCGAAGGCAGGAGCGGCGGCGCGTCGCTCACCGTGAGCCCCGTGCCGGTCGCGACGGTAACGGTGACGCCCAACCCGGCCTCCGTGCAGACGGGCGCAACGGTGCAGCTCACGGCCACGCTCAAGGACGCCGATGGCAACGTGCTCTCCGGCCGCACGGTGACCTGGTCCAGCAATGCCACCTCGAAGGCCACGGTATCGACCAGCGGGTTGGTGACCGGCGTCGCGGTTGGGAGCGCCACGATCACTGCGTCGAGCGGCGGCAAGAGCGGCTCGGCCACGGTCAACGTAACGGCGGTGCCGGTGGCGACGGTGACCGTGTCGCCCAATCCCGCGAGCGTCAACGTCGGCGCCACCGTGCAGCTCACGGCCACCCTCAAGGATGCGAACGGCAACGTGCTCACCGGACGTGCCGTCACCTGGTCGAGCAACAGCGCCAACGCTACCGTGTCGTCCACCGGTGTCGTGACCGGGCAGGCGGCGGGTTCGGCCACGATCACGGCGACGAGCGAGGGGAAGAGCGGGAGCAGCGCAGTCATCGTCAACTCGACCGGGGGCGGCGGTGCCAGTACGGTCTCCGTCACACCCGGCGCCCCCAACATCCCGGCGACCGGCTCACTCCAGCTCTCGGCGACAGTGAAGGACGCGAACGGGAACGTCCTTACGGGTGCCCCGGTGACCTGGACATCGAGCAATCCGCTCAAGGTGAGCGTATCCACGGCCGGCAGGATCACCGCCGGTACCGACACCGTGCTCTCGTCGGAGAGCGCCTCAGCCGTGATCACCGCGACGAGCGGCAGCGCGAGCGGCACCGCGCAGGTCACCGTCTCGCTCGCGCCGGGACCGCACACCGACATCGACTACTGTGATTTCCTCGAGATTTACCGGCAGATGGATGTGTACGAGCCGAGCGCCTCGTTTCCGCGGCCGCTCCCGGTGGCGATCTTTATCCACGGCGGCGGCTGGACCAGCGGCGACAAGACCGACGCAGGCTGGCATTTCGGCCAGGTGAGAGACACGCTCCTGAATCACGGCTACCTGGTCGTGAATCTGAACTACCGACTCTCGACCGCCACCAGTAACAAGTGGCCCGTGCCGGAGCAGGACGTTCGATGCGCTGTTCGCCAGCTCCGTGGCAATGCGCGGGTGTACGGGGCCGATCCGAACCGATTCGGCGCTTGGGGCACGAGTGCCGGTGCCACACTGGCCGCCCTCCTGGACCTCGCCGCCGCGGCGCAGGATCCGATCTCTGACGGCGACGTGCACTTCCTCAGCTTCTCGAGCCAGGTGCGCGCCTACGCAAGCATGGACGGCGTCTCGGACCTCACGCGCCCGAGTCAGCTCGCCGACAATTCCAACGACGTGTTCACTTCGACGGACACAACCGATGGCTCGCAGCGGTGGATTGCGAGCCCGATCCACAACATTTCACCCGACGACGGACCCGGCCTCCTCTTCCATGGAACCGCCGACGTGGTCGTGGATCCGGTGCAATCGCAGAACATGTGCGCTGCGCTGGGCTCGGCGCGGTGCCCCGGCAGCATCAGCGGCATTCCAAGCGGTGTGCAGGTCGTGCAGAACGGCGATCACGGGCTCGAGCCTAGCCCGGCGGGGACGACCATCAGCCCGACGCGCGAGGAGATCGCCCATCGGATTCGTCTCTTCTTCGACGCAATGGTGGCAGCCGGCCCCTGA
- a CDS encoding lysylphosphatidylglycerol synthase transmembrane domain-containing protein, producing MTELAAAPAAAPPRRRKMALAWLLTAAFVATLVSQVDLRGAWHHVITADALLLTLAFAVLAADRIFQAAKWYPLATLQAPDLRLWPSIRAYHAAFAASFLLPASIGGDVLRAMALGRARNAVAEIGASIAMERVLGLTALVIANLAAVLIAFPPTHHLRSFRLWALSLVALGLGALLASLSHPIRARMRAWARRGASSRWVRGISRFGRAYTVYRNHPGTMLGVLLLSLLETGLVVVIMWILGLAINSAITLRMLLVVTPITLVLYRLPITIWGLGIAEGGFAFLLDELYGIAVAEAVALSLLFRVLELCVALPGALLWRDLVGLRPRASEP from the coding sequence ATGACAGAGCTCGCCGCCGCCCCCGCAGCCGCGCCGCCACGTCGCCGGAAGATGGCGTTGGCGTGGCTCCTCACCGCCGCATTCGTCGCGACGCTGGTAAGCCAGGTGGACCTGAGGGGCGCCTGGCACCATGTCATCACCGCCGACGCGCTGCTGCTCACGCTGGCCTTCGCGGTCCTCGCGGCCGACCGCATTTTCCAGGCGGCCAAGTGGTACCCGCTGGCCACGCTGCAGGCGCCCGACCTCCGGCTCTGGCCCTCGATCCGGGCGTATCATGCGGCATTTGCCGCGTCGTTTCTGCTGCCCGCCTCGATCGGCGGCGACGTGCTCCGCGCGATGGCCCTCGGCCGCGCGCGCAACGCCGTGGCCGAGATCGGTGCGTCGATCGCCATGGAACGCGTGCTCGGACTCACGGCGCTCGTCATCGCGAATCTCGCCGCTGTCCTCATCGCTTTTCCCCCCACGCATCACTTGCGGAGCTTCCGCCTCTGGGCGCTCTCGCTCGTGGCGCTCGGGCTCGGGGCGCTGCTCGCGTCCCTGAGCCATCCGATCCGCGCGCGGATGCGGGCCTGGGCGAGGCGGGGCGCCTCGTCCCGATGGGTGCGCGGCATCAGCCGGTTCGGCCGCGCGTACACCGTGTACCGGAACCATCCCGGAACGATGCTCGGTGTGCTGCTGCTGTCGCTGCTCGAAACCGGCCTCGTCGTCGTGATCATGTGGATTCTCGGTCTCGCCATCAACAGCGCAATCACCCTGCGGATGCTGCTCGTGGTCACTCCGATCACCCTGGTGCTGTACCGGCTGCCGATCACGATCTGGGGGCTCGGGATCGCCGAGGGCGGGTTTGCCTTCCTGCTCGACGAGCTCTATGGCATTGCGGTCGCGGAGGCGGTGGCGCTGTCGCTCCTGTTTCGGGTGCTCGAGTTGTGCGTGGCACTGCCCGGTGCGCTCCTCTGGCGCGACCTCGTCGGGCTCCGCCCACGCGCGAGCGAGCCGTGA
- a CDS encoding lysylphosphatidylglycerol synthase transmembrane domain-containing protein, whose amino-acid sequence MTVSEQQSRARASDHAVRGAGPPVPAGANVRPKWGGRLLRTAVTVAFIALLLHLVHLGDLARLVTSARPVPLLIALVVLIADRFVMVGKWMPLLRVQVPDARWFPALRAYLGSGVAQYLLPSTVGADAVRAAAVGRSRQTVAEVAASIVAERLLGLSAGGVLACIALILAIHADLPLGSLLPWALAAFGVSVGVTLIPLVPGLAGWVERLARRGRLPRGFNFVFRLSTAYQVYRRRPAVLAMVGLLSVGEQWFPIANLWLCAIAVGVHLSFTAAVVTMPLTLFVTRLPLSIGGLGVGEGAMVYLLGLFGVPVTAALAVSVLCRAVDVVVMVLPGMVFWNGIVADIRRRPAGTTPAG is encoded by the coding sequence GTGACCGTCTCGGAGCAGCAATCCCGCGCTCGGGCGTCCGACCACGCGGTCCGCGGCGCCGGACCACCGGTGCCCGCGGGCGCCAACGTGCGCCCGAAATGGGGCGGCCGGCTGCTCCGCACCGCGGTCACGGTCGCGTTCATCGCGCTTCTGCTCCACCTCGTGCATTTGGGCGACCTCGCCCGGCTGGTCACGTCCGCGCGGCCGGTGCCGCTCCTGATCGCGCTCGTCGTGCTGATTGCCGATCGGTTCGTGATGGTCGGAAAGTGGATGCCGCTACTTCGCGTTCAGGTGCCGGACGCGCGTTGGTTCCCGGCCTTGCGCGCTTACCTCGGCTCCGGTGTGGCGCAGTACCTCCTTCCCTCCACAGTCGGTGCGGATGCCGTGAGGGCCGCCGCCGTTGGCCGCTCCCGGCAGACCGTGGCGGAGGTCGCGGCGTCGATCGTCGCCGAACGGCTGCTAGGGCTTTCCGCGGGCGGGGTGCTCGCCTGCATCGCGCTCATCCTCGCCATCCACGCCGACCTGCCGCTCGGTTCCCTGCTCCCGTGGGCCCTTGCCGCGTTCGGCGTGAGCGTCGGGGTGACGCTCATCCCGCTCGTGCCGGGCCTCGCGGGGTGGGTCGAGCGTCTGGCGAGGCGCGGGCGTCTGCCCCGCGGCTTCAACTTCGTGTTTCGCCTGAGCACAGCCTACCAGGTGTACCGCCGGCGCCCGGCGGTGCTCGCGATGGTGGGACTGCTTTCGGTCGGGGAGCAGTGGTTCCCCATCGCCAATCTGTGGCTATGCGCCATAGCTGTTGGCGTCCACCTGTCGTTCACGGCGGCGGTCGTGACCATGCCGCTCACGCTCTTCGTCACCCGGCTCCCGCTCTCCATCGGAGGGCTCGGCGTGGGCGAAGGTGCCATGGTCTATCTGCTCGGCCTCTTCGGGGTTCCGGTGACGGCGGCGCTGGCCGTTTCGGTGCTCTGCCGCGCGGTAGACGTGGTCGTCATGGTGCTGCCCGGAATGGTGTTCTGGAACGGGATCGTCGCCGACATTCGCAGGCGGCCGGCGGGCACCACCCCGGCTGGTTGA
- a CDS encoding glycosyltransferase family 2 protein, translated as MLLSIVVPAYCEEGNVARLHDELSRVLLDENVAWELVIVDDGSTDATWERIRELGRSDPRVRGIRLSRNFGHQYALLAGLAHARGDVVVSMDADLQHPPAVVPRLLDEWRRGFKIVHTVRADSEDVSWFKGLTSRAFYRIFSFLSGVRITPGMADFRLLDRQVVQELVRLREEGLFLRGLVEWVGYPNTRVPFRADERYSGTTKYTLRRMIKFAWAGITSFSVVPLRAGIVIGLVTSLFAFAVLVQTVFVKIFMPERIVPGWATIVALVSLLFGILFILIGVLGEYLGRILVQVRQRPLYLVSDTHGISTTVAGDVPRADPSVPATGDAQRFAS; from the coding sequence GTGCTGCTTTCGATCGTCGTGCCGGCGTACTGTGAAGAGGGCAATGTCGCCCGCCTTCACGACGAGCTTTCCCGCGTACTGCTGGACGAGAATGTGGCGTGGGAGCTCGTCATCGTGGATGACGGCAGCACCGACGCCACATGGGAGCGCATCCGCGAGCTCGGCCGCTCCGACCCGCGGGTGCGCGGGATCCGGCTCTCCCGAAACTTTGGCCATCAGTATGCGCTCCTGGCCGGCCTGGCTCACGCCCGGGGCGACGTGGTCGTGAGCATGGACGCCGATCTCCAGCACCCGCCCGCCGTCGTGCCCCGTCTGCTGGACGAGTGGCGCCGCGGCTTCAAGATCGTGCATACCGTGCGTGCCGACAGCGAGGACGTGTCGTGGTTCAAGGGCCTCACCTCGCGAGCCTTCTATCGGATCTTCTCGTTCCTGAGCGGGGTCCGCATCACCCCCGGCATGGCCGATTTTCGGCTGCTCGACCGGCAGGTGGTGCAGGAGCTGGTACGGCTCCGCGAGGAGGGTCTCTTCCTTCGCGGCCTGGTCGAATGGGTAGGCTACCCGAACACCCGGGTGCCGTTCCGGGCCGACGAGCGCTACTCCGGCACGACGAAGTACACGCTCCGCCGCATGATCAAGTTCGCCTGGGCCGGCATCACGTCTTTCTCCGTCGTTCCGCTTCGCGCCGGCATCGTAATCGGCCTCGTCACCAGCCTCTTCGCCTTCGCCGTGCTGGTCCAGACCGTCTTCGTCAAAATCTTCATGCCGGAGCGCATCGTGCCCGGCTGGGCGACGATCGTCGCCCTCGTCTCGCTGCTCTTCGGCATTCTCTTCATCCTCATCGGGGTGCTAGGTGAATACCTGGGACGCATCCTGGTGCAGGTTCGGCAACGGCCGCTGTATCTGGTGAGCGATACCCACGGAATCAGCACCACTGTTGCGGGCGACGTGCCGCGAGCCGACCCTTCGGTGCCCGCCACCGGCGATGCGCAGCGATTCGCCTCATAG